Within Sorghum bicolor cultivar BTx623 chromosome 2, Sorghum_bicolor_NCBIv3, whole genome shotgun sequence, the genomic segment TGAGGTTTGGCAAAACGTTGACCGCAGGGAGGCCTGATGGGATAGCAATTAGCATCATAGCAAAGCAACAAGAGTAATCTGACAATGTAACCCCTTCCCCAAGACCCCAACACTGACCTTGACGGCCGTCTCGATGAGACTCTTGCGCTGCTGCGCGTCGGAGACGTGGCAGACGGAGCCCACCGCGGTGATACCCTTGGCCCTGAGCCCCTCCACCGCCTCGTCCACGTTCTTCTGCAACGCCCCCCCCCGAATCGATCCACAGAAACACCCCCAATCAGAACGAGCAGCAAGGGGAATTCCAAAGCGAGGACCGCAACCAAAGGAGGGTAGAAGGAAGAAGCGACAAGATTTGCCGGCTCAGCTGGACCTGCTTGCGGGAGGAGATGACGACGGCGGCGCCCTCCAGGCCGAGGCGCTCGGCGATGGCGAGGCCGATCCCCTGCGTGGACGCCGTCACGACGGCCACCTTCCCCTCCAGACGCCGGCACTTGACATCCATCGCCGCGCTGGCCGGCCTTCCACTCGCTCTCAAACACGCCTGCTGCTGCTACAGCAGAGTCCGTATCCGTACGGTAATAGAATTTCCCACAAAACTGGCTGCTTCGTTTAAACTTATCCGACGAATATACCGGACAAACAATATTTTTAATCATAATGTTTTAATAAGTGAACGAATTAGTGTGCTCCTTGCATATAAAATTTGAATACAGAAGGCaccaatcaaaaaaaaaaaagaatttgtATATAGAGGACACATGGAGACGACATATTAGTGCTCAAATAAAATTATGTATATATGCCTATTTTATCGAACTTGACCGATATTGTATGTATGTAACCAATCACAAGCTAATATGTATCCGGGTTCAAAAAAACTATAACATCGATATTTTAAACAAAATTATTAGATACTTAAACATTAAGCTTTTTTTTAGGATGGAGAGTATTATATTAGTAACGGGCTAACAGCTAAGAGGATATTGTTTGGTAAAGTCAATTACATTTTAAATTTTGTAGGGCTTATTCAAAGTCGATTTATAATGGATTtaatcctgtcaaatcaccCTGTAATCCCTTTAGTTTAATCGAACAAGCTCTTAGCGGGATAGAAAAAAATATCCCTATTTTAGAGCATCTCAAATAATTCCTAAAACTTTTTTTGTCAAATTAATGAGTATTTTTCAAGTGGCAGAAAAAGATATAACCTAGAACATATCCAACAGTACTACAAAACAATCCAAAAAATGAATTTGCAATGTTACAAAAAAATATTGGAAAAAAAGACACTACCACCAACAGTTTCCTGTTATAAAAAGAGAAAATAGACCTACTTGTTGATTTTTAGTGGCCACCTATGCTCGCCATTGCGGCACCACAACCCGTGTTTGGCACCTAACTCACGTTCAGAATCTCCAAAACAAACTTTCGTCGAATTGTGGCAAATTCTCGAGGTCAAATTAGTGTCCAGAGGTCAAATTGCGGCAAAAACCTCCTAGGCTCCTATGCAGGCTGCAGCAACGAGAGTGTGATTACCATCCTAGCTTCTTAACTTTTATAGTTAAAACCTACAAAATAGAATTTTCGTTGGCCTACGTTCTCATATTCTCATATTTAAAAATACTGTCTGAAAATTTAATTCTTGTGAACCTTCAAACAATACCGATCAGGACGAAGGAGTGTGGAAgaaaaaaatcaactccaacaatTTACTATCTCTCTTCCCCATCCTTGATTTTTAGCAAATTGATAAAAAATATTCTCCAACAGTTTTCCATCCCTCCTCTCCATGTTTGGCAAGATAGGAAAAATCACTCCTCAGCGTGGATATATGTGTGCTTGCTAAGGGCCCTCTTTGGATTAtaggttaaggccttgtttagttcccaaaaattttgcaaaatttttcagattccccgtcacatcgaatctttagatgtatgcatgaagtattaaatatagataaaaataaaaactaattgcacagtttggtcgaaattgacgagacgaatcttttgagcctagttagtccatgattggacaatatttgtcaaatacaaacgaaattgctacggtgctcattttgccaaaaaatttggaactaaacaaagcctaagtaaAGGATAGGAAAAGAAAAGGCTCAGGAATTAAGATGACATGCTTCTTTAATCCTATGGAattgaaaaaagaaagaaagatggCCTTTGGCAATAGCTCAGGAAGTAGCCGGTGCACACAGGAACTGGCTGCGGCATCATCATCACATGCATTGCAGGCGAGTGCGGGCAGAGCAGGCCGGCCTGAGTGCCTGACCGcctccctcttttttttttctttttttttatcgaGACCCTCTTTTTTTGGTTGGTTTGGATTTGGATGAGTGGGGCCTAAAATCGTAGTGAGCTACGCGGTGACCGTGAAAAGCAGCGCGAGCGTTGCGCGGGAAGGAGATCATTTTGTGCCAGGATTCTTTCCACGAAGTCCGACCTCATGGTTGTAAGCCAGTGTCAGTGTCAGTGGCTAGTGGCCCGTTTCAATATACCGTTTCTAAAATAAATCCGCTGATAGaacatcaatgaaacgaataatgaaacaacctttacaatgcatgagtttcaccttgatgtttcTTAGGTTggacaaagcatttaattactgcaaaacgattggatcacatgcaagatggtgaaacgatttagccctcagtgAGGATTTCATCTCGTTTCACCGCGTGAGAAACAACGCCCGCGGGGTTTCACTATGGTGAAactatttccttctctcttctcttcgtttcatgcaaaaaatatagttttgctgacatgacgctctaataaatgtgcatgacatcctggtgaaactcCCACCGAGACTGGTCAAAGATGAGGCATAGAAAAGTAATCCTATGAAATGTTTCCTTCCTTTTTCatgggaaaaagtctacataacctctCAAATTATCTAGGTGGACTACTTCATCCCCCGAACTAtgaaaccggatattctaccccctgaactttcaaaaccggtcaaataaccccctagagcggttttggatggtggttttgtctttttcttttttatttatttccgctaaatctttgaaaaatcataataaatcataaaaaaaatcataaaatgaaaatttcaattttgttggacttctgatgagtagatctacacagtgaatatataatatgatatactttagtataatgtttttgttgtagctttaaatctatatttttctgtaattaaatcGAATAATTgatatatgtagttcctatgaTCCAATTGTggcgaaatttttatggtggactcattattgtatgcttgaactatagtaaaaatttcatacccagtggatcacgtataacttagttatcaatttatttagctttattcttgttaaatttATGTTTTATTTATAACTTAAAAGACGACCCATTGTATAAGTTGTTTGTGTACCTGCCCTTAAGTCTATTCGCTCTGCTCTGGCTCGTAGTCTGAGCCCCCTCGGTCTGCTGGCCTTGTGTGTTGTGGGCTTTGGGCTATTCCTTGCGGTGGGAAAGAGAGATCGTGTCTTCTCCAAACAAATTGGATGCCGGCATGCCGCTCAATCAATCCTCgactcctccgctctcctttgGCGGCAGCGGAATGCTTCGACCTACAGTTTACCTTGCAACCCGTTGAAATATACTCTCTCCGTCACAAATTAATTATCGCTTTTAGTTTTCGTATCATAAATTTGActcaatttatagaaaatacgtgtaatatttatgtttttcaaataaatttattaaaaactagacttaaaaatgtttccaatgatactaattatgtaccataaacattgatattttttaatatatatttagtcaaaattgTTTCTTGAGAAACGTAAATAACAGTTATTTTGAGACGGAGAGAGTATATAATATAACTGAGCTTGGCCTAAACAGAGATTTTTTCCAGTTACTCTAAATCAAACATCAAAGGTACATTCATATATGCATATAAGAGAAGTAGAGAACTTTAGTCTCACCTtgctaattttttatttttttaatagtaAAATAAACATCCAGCTTCATCTTGCTCATAAGTTCTCGTACTCATGCTCAAAGCAGAATCACAGAAATGACAGGAAATCAGTTCACAATCTTAGACATAACAGGTCATCCATACGAGGAAAAAAAATACCAAAGCCTGATGTCTCAAGAGTCTGATAGGTGTTGTAGATGCATTCTTTTCCCTTGTTCATCTGACGCTAAAACTGGACCAATATGTTCCTCTAAACAAGACATGCAAAAATATTTTAGGGTTGCTCTTGTTAAAAAGCTATAATTTATAGTGAGCCATAAGGATCAAACAAAATGCAACCGCTCTGCTAGTAACAACCAATTCCAAAAAAGGTTTGCCGCAGTATGCGCAGTGGGGAATACCAAACACCATTTGCAACACATGACAGAAATTTGGCATATTTATTACATTAAAAAACAGATGTTAAATAGTCTCAAAATTACCTCTCACAATATTTGCTTCCTTGCCAGTTCCTTTTAGTTAGGTTGTTCTTAGTTAGTATTACCTCATTTTCGAGGAATCAAAGAAATATCTTGATTTTAAACGACAGTTTTACTTAGTCCCCTCCTGAAAGAAACATTAAGGGAAATAATGCTACTTTTGACTATCTTTGTGTTTTCTTTTTTGCGAACTATGTTAAACAAGTTTGGGAATCTGTAGCTTAAAGGTCTGACTCCCTAACCAAATATCTTTCCGTTTCCGGAACTTGGTTTTTGAACCATCCCTTAAGTTGAACcccaccaaaatccaaaaatttatCCTTCTTACTGCCCTATAAGCCTATCCAAAAATGAGAATCcctagtttttttttattatctTGGGAAAGTGTAGTTGAAGTGGATGGTCACTGCTATAGAAAATATTTGTAGAGATGGTTAGAAATCTTCATAATGGAAGTTTTCTCATCCAGCTCTATGTGTCTGTCTCTAGAAATCGATTTTAGCCACTCATATCGATTTCTAGTAGACCAATTTTAGAAGGGTGAGTTTCTCCTACATCCAAGTGTAGCTACTCGTATTTTTAATCAATATAAAAACCACTTTACATGTAAGTGCATACTTATTTATCAGTTTTATAGTACATTTATATACTTATTTTAAGATACTCCAGATCTTACTACGTGAAAAAAATCCGAAGGATCCCATAATCTTTTAGCATATTGTTATAATACTAACATTGTAGTATGAAAAATAAGTACAAATGATCAAGTATGATTTATATACATACATggtaatataataataataataataataataaaaaatatataaatgcaAACAGAGCTGCGCTTACAAGATCTCTTCCTTGCTGCCGGCGGCCTCCAGAACCAGAAAGCTAAAGCTGCTCTACACGAGTCTGCTCTCTGCTCACCTTTGTCTTTTGCAACCGCTGCCTTTGGGTTCCTTGCTCCCAAAGGATGGCATTTACCGGGACCCTTATTGACTCCCCAAACCGACAGGAACCTCATCACTCGATCGCTCTCGATCAGTATACAACCTAGCAACAAGCAaaggtgtgtgtgcgcgcgcgcgagACGACAGAGAGAAGAGCTAGCGATGGTGACGACGACGGACTGGGGGCCGATCATCGTGGCGGTGGTGCTGTTCATCCTGCTGTCGCCGGGGTTCCTGTTCCAGCTGCCGGCGAGGGTGAGGGTGGTGGAGTTCGGCAACATGGGCACCAGCGCCCTCGCCATCCTCGTCCACGCCATCCTCTACTTCTGTATACTCACCATCgtcgtcgtagccatcggcgTCCATGTATACACCACCAAACCGGATCCGGCGTAGAGAGTAAATCGAATTAAATGAATTTTGCGTACGTGTGTTTATCAGTTctgctcttcttcttcttgtttagttcttcatTCAGTCAATATCTATCTGCTGTATATGTCATACATACATGtatacatttatatatatgtactcTAGCTTTCATGCTGTAGTAGATAACAATAATGAACAGAAAAAAAGTATATATAGAGAGATCTTGCGCATGTCTTTTGTTATGTTTCTTGATGCTTCCAAGTCACTTTTTTTGTTCATAGTACCCTTTTTTCCCTATCAGAATGAACACCATGGActcatgcatatgcatggagtgaTTTATGTCATTAGTATATATATCAAAACCGTTTTGTACTAAGGTATTCTaaaattttgttttcatattgcTAGCTTAAGATAAATGCGTATATTACACACAATTTTCAGTATCTAAAACAAGACTTGCACATTTTCAATGTTGTTCGAGATAAACATGGCAGCAGGCTTCCATTCCTTTTTTTTATAGAGGAAGTATTCTATTAACTCATAGTAATTACATCGAGTCCATACAAACATCTTGAGATCATTTCTGACTTTTGCATTAAAAGTACATGGCCTATAAAAAGTTATTTTCTTGACAATTACAGACATCCTAGTGACTATCAATCCTCACACTTTCATTCCTAGCTAGTTGCTTATGTACTATCTAGATGGCTCTTGAAAACTTTCAATGGTGCAAATTTTACTTCATCTCTCTGTTTAAGATTTGACCGAAATTTACCCTTTAAAAAAAAGCCTTCAATCAAACTGAAGCACCGTACCCCCAAATTAACCAACAACAAGGATTGGAGAAAccatgaaatttatacagttccatatatatattacaTTGATCCATTGATCGATTATTATATACAGAAGTACTCACTTCTTTTATATTATTACATACTACACGTCACACGATGGTGCATGCATTTGGGTTCTCCTCACAGAAAGCTTCCGGTGGATAGCCATGCCCATACATGGCAGCAGGGCTGCAAGCAGCATACGCCGGGTACGGCTGTGGATACTGGTAGTACTGGTTGTAGGGGTAATAGTATTGTGCGTACGGATACGCCGGCGGCGGGTAGTAGTAGCTGCGGTTGCTGAGGGCCATCTCAGGCGCCACCGTCACAACTCCGGCCGGCATCGGAACGGTGAACAGGCGGCCGTCCTTGGTATGGTTCTCCACCACGAGCCCATCGCCGCCATTGTTATGGTTTGGAGCTTCGCCGGCATGGGCACCATGCCCCTCGCCGGCGGCGTCGCCCGGCTTCGCCGTTTCTGGGCTCTCATCCACATGgtcctcctcttcttctcctcctcctgccTTGTTCTCCTCATTTATCTCTTCCTTCTTCCCGTTCTGCTGgccattcttcttctcctcCGGCGAGTTCTCAGATGGCTCATCTTTCTTGCTCTCAGCTTCAACCGGTGGCGCGACGACGACCGCTGGTGCCGCCGGCGAGTTTGCTGATTGCGGCAGGAGATCATCCAGTGGCTCCGCCCTGATGATGGCGGCTCTCCTCCCCGTGCACTTGTGGATGAAGCCGACCAGTGTTGCCGGCTCCACTTTCCCCttcaccatcacctgtgaggaTTTCAGGTGCGGCACGGCTTCCTCCACACCTGATGATGATCAGGCAAACGAAATGAGTAGCTGTTTGATTCGATCTCCTCCTGTTCGCTATCACAGTTGTTTGAAACGACACTTCATATACTATATATCGATCTGTACGTACCTGTAACCTTGAGTATCCTCCGCTTGATCTCCTCGCTGCAGGCGTCGCAGTGCAAGTTCATCTTCAGAACGGTAACCATTTCCTGGGTAATCAATCACAACACAcaaaatctatctatatataaaaaaaaggcaGAGATCGAGTTACGGGTGAAACAAACAAACAAGCTGAATTTGGAGAAGGCGGTTTAACAAACTAACTGAAGTTGCAATAATGTGTGGATTTGTAGTTCACGAGAGATATACAATGCAAAGTACCATGTTCACTTGCAGTAACTCATCCTCCCCCATGTCCTTTGTGTTTGCGTCGCCTTTCTTGTtggtctctccacccttggccGCCGctgacggcggcggtggcggcagctTCTCCGGCGACGGGCTCACCAGCACCGCCTTCTCCCCGGTCCTCCTCTCGACGACCTGCACGACCTCCGTCGCGTTCTCCACCACCGCTCTGCCGCCCCTCACAACCACCGTGTTGGTCCGGCTGTCCACCGTCACCTCTCCAACACCTTCCATTATTATTCAGCAATGGATCGATCAAAATTCAGAACGAAATAAATATATGTACTCGTACTCCTATATCTTTGACTATTATATACCCTCGATGCGCTGCAGTGAGCGGCGCAACTTCCTGCCGCAGCCGTCGCAGTGCACGGGCGCCTTTAtcaccagctgctgctgctcctccccgGCCGCCGGTACATCGCCGGCGGCGCCCTTACCCGCGGACGCCTGCTTGACGTCCTGCACTTTCTCTTGATCCGTCCCCTGTGCCGTCGCACGAGAAAACACGTACAGCGGGGTGTTATCACTTGGCATCAAACCAAATTAAAGAGTGAAGCAGTAGTCTCGATCATCCTCATCGTACCTTTGCCATGGGTGGGTGGCGTTGTACGTACGTGCTTTGCTGCTCCTTCTGGACTCTGGACTGACACTGACGCTAGTCGACGCCTGGAGCAGCTGCAGATATACACACATCtatgtatatataaatataaatataaatatatgggGCCGTGCGTAGTTCGAGGTGAGTTTGTAGGAGTACGTCGCCGTGGAGAGCGGTGGACGTGCCACGCTGGGGCGCCGCATgcatgcctgcctgcctgctgcgACCAGCATGGATGGGCTGCGCGCGGCGCCATGGATGGATCGGTTGCCTGATGCCTGCTGGGCTTTTTTGCTCGGCTGGAGATGGAAGCCAACCCAGCGAACGCCGCAGACGCAGCGCACTTTGGCGTCACCTGTGCGGTGTCCGCGCGCTACCTTGCCAGATGCATGCCAGAGAAGCGGCGCTGACGAAAGACATTATTTGCGATTGCTCGTCGTCGGTGCATATCGTcctcaacaacaacaatggatcTTGTCGCCTAGTAGGGCATTTATGTTGACCTTGACCCAGAAGATTGTAGGTGAGAGCATGGAGGTTGATCAGGTGATTCCCGTGGCAAGAACTAGGTTAGTAGGTGTGGTAAGTTTTCAGATTAACTGACGACGAGTCTTGTTGGCTTATTTACATTGCTAAAAATAAGCAATTTATATATAGATGAGGCTGTCCAGCCGCCTCTAATTTGTAGAGGGGTTGAAGGTCATGCCATCCGAAcgcagtttttttttctctcaaggGCATATGctcccactctcttcaccactGGATTTGTTAGATAATATGGTTATTTACCACGTGCAGCGCATGGTGTTTAGCACATGTGCTTATCCCTTCTGTATAGGGTAGATTCAATGTATCTTGTATATTGCAGTTTGTTCCTAGATCTTACGCATGTATTGTGTTTCTGTAACAACTCTTGTAACGCCACCGTCGGGGGGCTTTTCCCCGATCTATTTAACACGTAACCGAGGGGCCAAGGGCCTCACCTCGTTCTCTCAAATTCTTTCATGGTATCAGAGCTAGCTTCCCTACGGAAACTCATCATGTCTTCCACCTCCGCTTCTGCACAATTCGTCGCTGCCTCGCTAGGGCTTGCCTTCATCCCCGTGACTGAAAAGCTCACCCGCAGCAACTATCAGTCGTGGCAGGCGCAAGTTCTTTCGGCGATCCGAGGTGCCCAGGCCGAAAGGTACATTCTACCGTCAGCTCACCCCCCCGCCGCAGTTTCTGGAGCCGAAGAAGCCCGATGACAAAGAACCTTCGGTGCTCAATCCGGAGTATGTTGACTGGGTGGCCAAGGATCAACAGGTCCTCAGCTATCTGCTCACCTCCCTCTCCAAGGAGATTCTCGGTCGCGTCAACACCGAGATCACGGCGTCCCGGGCGTGGGCCGCCATCCAGGCTATGTTCGCGGCTCAATCTCGGGCGCGCGTGATTGCCACACGCATGGCGCTGGCAACAGCATCGAAAGGCTCCTCCACGATCTCGGAGTACTTCGCCAAGATGAAGAGTCTCGCCGATGAGATGACATCGGCTGGGAAGAAGATTGAGGAAGAGGAACTCGTGTCCTACATCCTGACCGGGCTGGATGAACCATTTGATCCAGTCGTCGGTGCCGTGGCAGCTAGGGTTGAGCCGATCACGGTGAACGAGTTGTTTACTCAACTCGTCAGTCATGAGCAGCGATTGGATCTACGCGGCAACAACAACCAGTCGTCTGCAAATCTCGCGGCCAGAGGCAATCGTGACCGCGGCAACCAGAACAACCAAGGCCGCAACGGTGCCGGCAATCGCAATCGCGGAGGGCGCAGCAACACCAACAACTCCAGCCCTGGGCGTGCCAACGGTGGGCGTGGTCCCGGTGGACAGCAACGCGCTCCCTTTCAACCGGGAGTGTTCTGTCAGCTCTGCGGTAAATAAGGCCATGCTGTATTCAACTGCTTCAAGAGGTTCGACCGCACGTTCACGCCACCCCAGAAGACTGCCTCATCCGCCATGACGTCGTACGTGGACTCTGGAGCCACGGACCACATCACCAGCGACCTCGACCGCCTCACCGTCCGCGACCGCTACACGGGCGGAGATCAGGTTCACGCGGCCAACGGAACAGGTATGGAGATTCGTCATATTGGTCATAGCACTTTACATTCCCAGTCCAATAAGTTGCATCTCCACAATATACTTCATGTTCCTAAGGCTAGTAAAAAATCTTATTTCTGTTAATCGTCTCGTTCGTGACAATAATGCATTTCTTGAATTTCATCCCAACCATTTTGTCATTAAGGAACAACAGACGAAGAGAATTCTCCACACCGGCAAATGTGAAGGTGGCCTCTACCCCTTCACGTCCTCTCCGAATAAACAAGTGCTTGCTGTCGTCAAGCCCTCCAACACGTTGTGGCATCAACGACTCGGCCATGCTTCCACTCCCGTAGTCCAGTGTGTCCTCAGTCACCACAACCTTCCTTTTTCAAAAACATTGAGTAATAATGTGTGTGATGCATGTCAACAAGGCAAACATCATCAGTTGCCTTATTCTAGGTCTAGCAGTGTGTCGAATAGACCTATGGAACTTATTTATTCAGATGTGTGGGGGCCTGCCCCTTCTTCCTTTGGAAGATATTCATATTATGTCAGTTTCATTGATGACTATAGCAAGTATGTGTGGATTTACTTACTTCGCTACAAATCTGAAGTTTTTCAATGCTTTAGAGATTTTCAAACACTTGTTGAAAGGCAATTTAATTGTAAAAACCAAAAGGTTCAATCTGATTGGGGTGGCGAGTACCAAACACTCAACTCCTTCTTTAAACGCATAGGTGTAGCCCACCAAGTTTCCTGTCCCCATGCGCATCAACAAAACAGGTCGGCTGAGCGCAAGCATAGGCACATCGTTGATATGGGACTCACATTGTTAGCTCATGCGTCAATCCCTCTTAAATACTGGGATGAAGCGTTCCTCACCTCTGTCTTTCTCATCAACCGTCTCCCTTCCAAAGTCATCCAAAATCAAACCCCTTACGAACGCCTGTATGGTCATGCCCCTGACTACACTTTCTTGCGCACTTTTGGGTGTGCTGTATGGCCGAATATGAGGCCATATAATTCAAAGAAACTTCAATTCCGCTCTAAACGCTGTGTATTCCTGGGATATAGTCATATGCACAAAGGATTTAAGTGTCTTGACCCTACTGAGGGACGGGTCTATATCTCTCGCGATGTAGTCTTCGATGAGCATGTTTTTCCCTTTGCTTCCTTAAACCCCAATGCAGGCGCTCGTCTCCGGGCTGAAATTGCCCTTCTTCCTTCATCTCTTCTTCCTACAGATGCTACTTTTGGGAATGTAATTTTGCATGATCAAATGCCTTCTCCACCTGTGTCTACTAACTCTCCATCAAGATCTGTGCATGATTCAGCAAATACAGGAGAAGATTTGAGCAAAAACGCCCTTAACCCTGCATTGGACGGGCATTATTTTATGTCCCAGCTACAAGACAGTGGCAGCGCCAGACACGAGGTGGATTTGGCGGCTGATCATTCTCGTACCGCCGTCGCGTCACCCTCGGGTGCGGTGGAGGATCCCCCGGCGCCTCCCACGGGATCTTCTGCGCCGGAAACAGACATGGGGGCGCAGTCATCCGGTGCTGGCGGGCCACAAACTGATCCCGGCCAGGGGGGAACGTCGCCGTCGCCTTCACCGACTGTGGCCGAGATTGATCCTGCT encodes:
- the LOC8084638 gene encoding uncharacterized protein LOC8084638; the protein is MVTTTDWGPIIVAVVLFILLSPGFLFQLPARVRVVEFGNMGTSALAILVHAILYFCILTIVVVAIGVHVYTTKPDPA
- the LOC8057312 gene encoding heavy metal-associated isoprenylated plant protein 7; translated protein: MAKGTDQEKVQDVKQASAGKGAAGDVPAAGEEQQQLVIKAPVHCDGCGRKLRRSLQRIEGVGEVTVDSRTNTVVVRGGRAVVENATEVVQVVERRTGEKAVLVSPSPEKLPPPPPSAAAKGGETNKKGDANTKDMGEDELLQVNMEMVTVLKMNLHCDACSEEIKRRILKVTGVEEAVPHLKSSQVMVKGKVEPATLVGFIHKCTGRRAAIIRAEPLDDLLPQSANSPAAPAVVVAPPVEAESKKDEPSENSPEEKKNGQQNGKKEEINEENKAGGGEEEEDHVDESPETAKPGDAAGEGHGAHAGEAPNHNNGGDGLVVENHTKDGRLFTVPMPAGVVTVAPEMALSNRSYYYPPPAYPYAQYYYPYNQYYQYPQPYPAYAACSPAAMYGHGYPPEAFCEENPNACTIV